A region of the Esox lucius isolate fEsoLuc1 chromosome 10, fEsoLuc1.pri, whole genome shotgun sequence genome:
CAAGTAACATAGAGTTGTCACATGCTTGATGTCCGATGtcattgggttgtttctgtttgttggtgaagtgatgCATCCATGACTAACTCTACTATGACCATAATACCCTCAAGATTTAGCCGATACCTTTTCAAAAGCTCAGTATCAAATGTTTCTTAAACATCGACCTGATTACGAGGCGGATTTGGTCTTAgtgagtcctcttgactactcctaacttttcccagatttaggagctgtTTTTAAAGTTACACACCCACTGTTTTTTTAAGAGTTTCTCCTTTgtcagcaagttaggagctacttttaaccttaagatgtttttttaatacaacctcagtactatatatatatatatatatcttgaCAAGTACTACTACTAACCAAAAAGTCACTGCTCATAATATCAAGGATATTGTAGACTACATCAAAACAGAAAGAGTTtgtcactcacctctcttgCTCTTCTTCTTCCAGATGACGACTCCTATAATAACAGCAGCTATGACCAGGAGGCCAGCTACCACCACTCCAATGATGGGGCCAATGGAGGTTGTGTCTGTAATCACAACAGAGCATTCAGCCTATACTGTTTAATTCCTGTCAATTTAAATATGCGCAGGTAAATGTGAACATTTGGGAGGTAATGTTACTGAAAAGAATCTTGTCACTTTGAAACTTGGAATAACAGGTATATTCAGACGGATGGGTACAGTGTACAttcattctctctcaccctcaGTCAGATCCTTGATGAAGTCCTCATCGATACCTGCAACCTGAACCACACACTGATACTTGttgttcttcctctcctcaggCTTCACATTCAGACGGACACTCGTCTGGAAAGTTCCATCATCATTCTGGAGAgtctctcccatctccacatCTTCATGGTGATCTTGTCCATCTTTCTTCCAGGTCACCATGACTCTACTGGGGTAGAAACCTGTAGCGTGGCAGGTcactggagaggagggggtcTTCTGGAGCAGAGACACTGTTGGAgggactggagagagagacagagagagagggaggaatagaagAAGAGGGAAGATGgtaagggggagagagaggaagacagggggagagagatgagagggacaAAATGGGTGAGACTTTGTATGCACTGTGATTTAGATAATTAATTAGAAGTAGAGAATTAAGGGCACTTCTTACTCCAGTGCTCCCATAACAACTCACATTTTATCTTCAGAAGTACAAAGAAAGAATTTAGGTATTTATAAAACctataacatttataaaagaCTGATTGTGAATGTGAGGAAGAGAGATTAGAAGAGAGGGGtgaggaaggagagatagaTGGAAAGGGGAAGAGAAACTGGAAGAAGAAGAGAAATTAGGAGAGAaacgagggagagaaaagagatggagggagaaaggtaAATAATAGAAAGGGATAGAAGAtgggtagagaaagagagaaaatgaagagggaagaggaagacagagataaGAACGGGAGAAGAAACGAATACTGAAATATCACTTTGTCCTGTCTCTTTTAGCACACCATCATGTTCAGTGTCTCTGTACCTGTCCTCATCAGACTTCTCTTCCCATATTCCACATACTTCTTCAGCCAATCAATACACTCCTGGGTGAAATAGCTTTTAATGTACTCATTGCCAGCTTTGTTACTGTCCCACGTGTTCTTGGTGATGAATGCCTGTGGTTTTGGAGTGATCCATGTCAATGTCTTCAGGTCAAATGAGACGAAATCTTCTCCATCAAATCCAAACTGGTAAAACCCCTCTGTGACTCCAGTCTCCTCATCCCACTCACAGCCATACATGTTCTGGAATGTGTGTACACctgagagaaacagatagagagacagagagagatcaaAACTGTCCATTGCTCTGACTGTTCACTGCATCTGTCAGTCTAACAGCGACATTACTGTGATTATCCTCCGTTCAGACGATGACACACCTTCAACACAgaaacaggcaggcagacagagctGATTGAGCAACTATGAGGGTGTGGATCTATTGTAGACCAGATTATGTTGAGCAGGTTCTATGTATTGTCTTGAATATACACATTGTGTTCTTTAAAGTAGTGTTGTTTTAAGTAATACTGTATCAACACTGTGTAAACAGTGTAACAGGCTGTCCCCTATTATGTAATAAATCAatagagaaagtgagagaggagTCTTTTCTGTCAGGAACAAAagaagaaagagatggagacaaTAACATGACCAACATATCTCTCTCAGGCTGCAGGGTTGGACACTTGCTGGAAGGAGCCCCTGGATTGTCTGTTAAGCCCACACACGTAATCATTTTCACTCCCTCAACTTTGGGACACTTGTGCAAATGGTGGGGGTTTGAGTGGTGGCGTTAGGGACGGGTCCATTTGGGATTTACCATTCTTCTCCCTGTATGACAACTTCCCTGACGTCTATTAACAGGCTACAACAAAGGAAAGGGTGTATTGACACATCTACGGTTCAGGATGTTAATAATCACATTAAACAAGTACATACTGTAAAACAGAGAAatccttccccctccctcccctcccctcacccACATGACAACCCTCCCACCAGACCTCTCCCAGGTCCCAGTCTGATGTACATCCCATCCCAACAGTCCCATGGGTCTGGGAGTGGAACATCTTCAGTCAGTATTACACCCAGAAACCTCTCAGCAGCAGACACAATAATGTCCAGGTTCTCTGACTTCCTGTTAGTTTGACCAATACAGTTAATCACCTCCACTATAAACACCAGAGAACCATCTTCCTCACCTCACGAATGTTAGCtgctcactcaccacttgtgcTGTTTCACAGAATTTTGACATTCCTGTAGTCATAACCCATGGTCCTGTCATCCAAAACGTGCAAATCCAACACTGAAATCCTAATAATCTACTAAAGATAAAGACAAATGAACCAATTCAAGCACAAAGCACAAATTCACTTAAAATGGCACTCTTCGATGTGAGATTGCTCTCAAGTAAGACCTTCCTTTTAAATGATTATATTTTATCCACAAAccaagattttatttttttatctgaatCCTGGTTGCAGACTAATGACCACAGCCATTTAGCTGAATTGTGTCCTCCTCAATATGGTTGTTTCAGCCAACCCAGGTTAGTGGTCGTGGTGGTGGCCTAGTGACTGTGcataagaaaatatttaaatgttatcaAGTAAGATGTGATTAATTTTCTTCCTTTGAAGTTCTTTACACTTGACAGCCTGCAACCAACCATATTTGCAATCATTTATCGGCCCCAAAACCGCATGGAGGATGTTTAGCAGAACTTCCTGAATTTGTATCTACCCTTGTTTTAAATAACTACAGAGTTGAAACAATATGTGTTTGGGCAAACACATAACCATGGCCATATATTGGACTTGGTTTTTACCCTTGGTGTTAGTATATCCTCTTTGGAATTATTGGTTATGACTATATCTGAccaaaaatttatattttttaactgtGAATCATCGGTTACTCATACTGCCTCACCAAGCTCCTCGGGTACTCCACAACTAAGCGTTTCAAAGTTTTGTACATTGTTTCGGAGTCAAAGCCAACACCTGCCTGATTCCCACACCAATGATCTGGCCGACCAtttcaatttgatttgcttGAACTCATTAGACATCATTGCACCTCTCAAGGTTAGGCATACATCCATAGTAAGAAAGCAGCCCTGGATAAATGACCACATTCGCAGCTGTAAAAGGGAATGCAGGCAGGCAGAGCGCAGATTCTCTAAGTTCATTACCTCATTTATtattaaattacaataaaatggtTAAGGATGGGAGAACACAGTATTTTTCTCATTGTTACACATGAACACCCctggatttttatttaaaactgtGGATCAGCTGGTAAATCCTGCCCCACTTTGTGGCTCATCTGAAAGCGATGATGACTGTTTTTATCTTATTTTACTGATAAGGTAGAGTCAATCAGAGCCTCTATGACCCCCTCTGCCTCTAACTCTGAGGTCCCTCATCGGCAACAACATAGTTTTAACCAGTGTTATCACACTGACTTGTCCGAGGGTCTTCCAGCCCCCTTGATGTAATACCGACAGTTTTTATTAAAAGTAATTGAATCTGTCGGATTCggtttgctttctgtttttaatagCTCCTTATCTACCGTGTCCCTGATTACTTTAAAACTGCTTGTGTGAACCCACTTTTAAAAAAGCCTGGTCTggatccctccctccctcaaaaTTATAGACCAATTTCCAAATTGCATTTTATatcaatgatttttttttttaaatggtgtcCCACCAACAGCTCTCTGTAttagaaaataacaacataaTTGAGAAATGTCTATCTGGTTTCAGGAAGTACCACAGCACTGAGACTGCCCTGCTTTGAGTCACCAATGACCGCTTGATGTCTGCTGATGATGGCATGTGCTCAGTCCTAGTACTCCTGGACCTTAGCGCCGCATTCAACACCATTGATCACAACATCCTGTTATACAGACTGAGGCACTGGGTGGGGATGGCACAGCCTTAGAATGGTTTTCATCGTATCTGTCCAACAGGAggttctgtgtctctgtgaatAACTATGTCTCTTCGTTTTGTTCTGTTAAATATGGTGTGCCCCAGGGGTTGGTCTTGGGacctattttattttccttgtaTATTCAGAAACACAGTGTCTCTTTTCATATTTACACTGATGACACAGATGCACCTCCCTGTCAGATGCACAGACCCTGGAATGCGGAGTTCACTTACCGACTGCCTTTGTCGTGTCAAAAATTGGATGTCAAATAATTTCCTCCTGCTGAACTCAGACAAAACAGAGATCCTGGTCATTGGGTCCCAGCAGATGGCAAAGCAAATACTGCCATCTGCTGGTTCCTTAGTGGATCTTATCAAGCCTATTGCAAAGAATCTTGGCGTCTGGTTTGACAGTAATTAAAGTTTCAAACAGCGCAGCACAAAATTTCTACAATTGTGTTTTTTCCATCTTAGAAATATATCAATATTAACTTTTAAGGACACAGACCATTTTACATGCTTTTATCTCAACACGCCTGGATTACTGCAACAGCCTTTTTACATGTTTGGCCCAAAAATCGATTAATGGACTCCAGACTGTACAGAACTCAGCTGCCAGACTTTTAACCAGAACTAAGAAACATGATCACATCATGTTTTGGTTTCATTACACTGGCTCCCAGTATGTTTTAGAATTTAACTGATTACTTTTAATGCTCTTCATGGCCTCTCTCCATGTTATGCCTCTGACCCATTAGTCCCATATGCACCGGCACGTATCTTGAGGTCCTCAGACAGAGGTCTGTTGTCTGTTCCAGAGTCTCGACTGAAAACCAAAGGGGACAGAGTGTTTGCAGTCAGGGCCCTGAGGCTCTGGAACAGCCTGCCCGAGGACATCAGGTTGGCTGAGTCAGTGAATTCCTTTAAGTCCCTTcttaaaacatacttttataATANNNNNNNNNNNNNNNNNNNNNNNNNNNNNNNNNNNNNNNNNNNNNNNNNNNNNNNNNNNNNNNNNNNNNNNNNNNNNNNNNNNNNNNNNNNNNNNNNNNNtctttttgccgccggccctaagctgtcgtctataggtgcgtcctgctggcggggatgaaacgtttgccgccgaatacgtcactcccatttcttgcgagatgctgctggcttcattttctctggcggttgcctcggtctaatgGACCGCGTCCGTCtggcggcaagacgcttttaaatacaaggctactctcagGAATCGACCATCCATAAAACCGCAACAGAGAAtaaataatatcaataaaacAATAGGAAAAATGGCTTGAGCAGATTGGGCAAGTTTTTTAGACTAAAGCACATTCTCTCAAAGATAATTGACCACTTTAAAGCGAACTGCATTGCTGGTCGACATATCAGTGCATCCATACATTTAGTAGCAGCCGGAACATGAAACTATTAAAATGACCTATGACCTCCATGGCCCAAATCCCAACAGTAAATTACAGTGTGTTCTTACCTGTCAGTCAGTGATCATGCTCTTgagttattttatatatatatatatatatatatatacactcttTACAATCTATTAAATATTGTAACAATTAAATATTGTAAcaaaaatcattgtttttagtattcaactgtatatacatatacactaccattcaaaagtttggggtcacttagaaatgtccttgtttttcaaaagtgccattggaacacaggacttaTTTTTGCTGATATAGGGCCTCTGTACGTCTACGTAGATATTCCATACAAattgctgtttccagctacaatagtcatttacaacattaacaatgtctacactgtatttctgatcaatttgatgttatcttAATGGGCCAAAATATGCTTTCcttttgaaaacaaagacacttctaagtgacccctaacttttgaacagtagtgtatttgTAAACCTGAAGTAGTTATATCTGTCATATCTGTACATTTCGCAGAAGTACCTTTGGCTGAATGTGAATCAAATCGTATTTACCACTTGGCATGTTCTATCAGGGGATGAATACAGAAGCCctttgtacagtatattgtctAAAGGAAAGGAGCTAATGGCATCTTATTTAGTACTTTCACTGTTATATTCCATaaaatgattatcaatagggcctatatttattttctcagatAATTATTcatcctttatttaaccagggagttcacattgaaatgttcatctttttttttctaattagctcaaaacaacataaaagaAATGTTACATTAAGAGCTGAAGGTGTAAGTGCATATAGAGAAGAGAGTCTAAAAAATAGAGACATTTAAAACATGACATCTGTGTTCAGCAGCCCTCCTATCTAGGATTAAAAATCAACATTCtcaataaaattatattatttcagGTCCTTCTGCCAAGTGTTCAGAGATGATGTGCAGCCAAGCTGGTCTCTTACCAGACTCCCTTCTTGTATTAAggacattatataaaatgtttttgtcatgttGATAACTGTTCAGTCTGAATATAGTGCTTAAATATATTGTCAGCTCCCCAAAAATTGCCGTATagataaaaatatacaaatgttgGTCGACTTGCAGGAGCATGTAAATTCAACGTtaacatttactttgtttttcttttagtgACTCACTCCCTGAAGTATTTCTACACCGCATCCTCTGAAGTTCCAAACTTCCCTGAGTTTGTGGCTGTCGGCATGGTGGATGGTGTTCAGATGTTTCACTATGACAGTGTCAGTCAAAGAGCGGTGCCCAAACAGGACTGGATGAACAAGGCAGTAGATGCACAGTACtgggagagggaaaagggaaaGTTAATGGGCACCCAGCAGACTTTCAAAGCCAGTATCGATATTGTAAAGCAGCATTCCAACCAAAGTAGAGGTAGGGTCCTTCATCTCTACTTCATCTGTTGTGATCGGCATAGGATTTTTATGCTTTTAAACTATCAAAAGGTTACAATCATTTCTATTCTAGGAGTTCTGAATAAGGTATACAGAGGACTAGAAAATGTGTAACTTGAGTTAATTATACAAATCTGCCTCTCCCTTCCTGATTTGGTGACTTTCAAACAATCTCGATACAGCATTGTTACCTGATTTCAGAGGTTGTTTCTCTGCATTGATTTCTGTAGATGTGGAACTGATGGGTTTGCTCTATTTTGACTTGtgttacagtacaaactgttcAGCCAGTACCTGTTGATCTGTGGTTTATTCTGATAACACAGTAGTGTAGCCACTCTCAGGATGGCTGAAGATTGGTAGTATGAATCTCTTACTGAAATGTCAGTatcagattatatttttttccaaatccCTCCATGTCTGCAAGCCTGGCCAATGACAGTGCTACTTATTGGTGCATGATTTGATCCAAATAATCAGGttacatacataaaaaaattatgttagatctacattaaaatacacatttcaacCCTCCAATGGAGTTGCTTGAATGTATGTGAAActatttttttgtattcataATCAGAACCACTCTTGTCTAACTGACACAACAGGTTTATAGTTCCCATTTTCATGAGTTGGTTTGGAGGAAATCCTAGTCCCAACAAATTCCCAACTTATTTTTTCAAGGTGAACTTGTTGGTTCTATGTAGGGATATGGTGCACAAGAACGAAGCTAAGATTGAAGCGAATAGGAAGATGTAAGGTAGAGTAGAGCAGGGAGGCAGTAGGTTAAAGGTTATAACTGGAGTGGACATCTGAAAGGAGGACGTCATGTGAAATCACACAGAATGCAACCAGCCAAGTGCTGTAGTTGTGAGGACGTCCAACCAGAGTGCTGTAGTTGTGAGGACATCCAACCAGAGGGCTGTAGTTGTGGGGACGTCCAATCAGAGTGCTGTAGTTGTGAGGACGTCCAACCAGAGTGCTGTAGTTGTGAGGACATCCAACCAGAGGGCTGTAGTTGTGGGGACGTCCAATCAGAGTGCTGTAGTTGTGGGGACGTCCAATCAGAGTGCTGTACTTGTGGGGACGTCCAACCAGAGTGCTGTAGTTGTGGGGACGTCCAACCAGGGGGCTGTAGTTGTGGGGACGTCCAACCAGAGGGCTGTAGTTGTGGGGACGTCAACCAGAGAGCTGTAGTTGTGGCGACGTCCAACCAGAGGGCTGTAGTTGTGGGGACGTCCAACCAGAGGGCTGGCATAATGTGTCAAAACATGACCCAAGCAGTGGAGGTCAACAAGTGGAGGTGCCGCCGCAAACACATGACTCACGTAAAGGGAACAGATAATACTGGATAAAGACACTGGGTGATGGGGGACAAATATACACAGGGAGATGAGGTGATGGAAACAGGTGTGAGTAATAAGACAGGAgagtctgggatgtgttcatgTCCACATGGGAAACAGGACGATGGCTAGTAGACTGGTGACACAGAGACACGAAGCTGGGATGCCCCCCCGCAAGGGGAGGGGAGGGTCCCGGGTGGAGTCATGACAGTGGCCCCCCCCCGGGAGGCGCTGCTCCTGCAGCACCGCGTCGACGCCCAGAAGATGACTACAAGGACGAGGACCACTCCACAAGGTACTGGAGCCTTCCCCCGACACCTCGAATCCTGGATGGACCGGACCGAAAACGCTGTCATGTCCAAATGGGGCTTAAGAACGTCCGTGGCCCCGCCTCACGAAGGGCccagcccccaccagcctgagGAGGGAGACATGAGACGAGGGGTTCATGATGCTGTACGTTGCAGGATAAAAGGAACCCCGGTCCCCCTCCCCAGGACTTTAAACGGCCCCACAATCCACACCCcgagcttccggcagggcaggcgaaGGGGCAGGTCCCGGGTAGACAGCCAGACCCTGTCGCAGTGCACGAACACCGCAGCCTCACTGAGACGACGGTCGGCCTGACCTTTGTGCCGCTGCCCGATGCACTGCAGACTCCAGTGGGCCACATCCCAGACATCCCCACCTTGCCGGAACCAGTCCTCCACCACAGGAACATCACTCCGGCTGCCGTGCCACGGTGCCATGATGGCTGAAAACCAAGGACTCCCTGGAAAGGGGACAGGTTAGTGGAGGAGGGCGGAGCGTATTCTGGGCGTCACCTCATGGCAGGAACTTGGCCCCTCCCCCAGACTATCAGCACAGTATGACCACAGGTACCTGCCCAGCCTTCTGGTTCTGGGTTTTGGGGTCGGCTGTTCTGGTTGCTCATGGAGCTATGCCACctttggacccccccccccccatctgtgTCTTGTGGCTGAAGCCGAGCCTTTGGGGGGGTTCTGCCACATCCTGGCATGGCCCGGTTGctgtgccagtgagatccaacaccctctctaACCTCATTTGGATCACAGACACCTGTTCTGTTGTTTATCAGCCTCACCTGTTTCCATAACCACTGATCCTATTTCAGTTCTTCCTTTCCCAGTGTATCTGGTGGGTCTGTGTTTGGTGGTTGCTTTATGTTATGGTTGTTCTGTCTAGTGATGTTCACTGTTTCTTTAGTTATAGTTCaagttgttttattaaatgtcctctgttGTCTCTGAGCTTGTGTCCTGTCTCATCAACCCTGACAGCAGTAGACTGTTGGTCCCACAATAAGACCAGTAGATTAGAACAGAATTATCACTGTTTCAATTCTGTCAGTtcattgttgatgtttgttAATGAATGTTTACTAACTTGAGGTACCAGATGACACTGGTTGTTGACAGTGTGTTGTATTACTTGTTAGTAAACAGAAGGACATTATTTATCAACTTTCTTATTTTACTGGATTGATGTTGCCTGTATCTGATCAGCCttaacagagggagggagagactgaaCAAAACAATATTACTTCCTCCATAACCAGAGACACTAATATATGACTTgttattaaaacacacacatgctgttgaTATTAACAAAGCAAGTCTATCTATAGATTGTGTTTCTAATGAAGTTACAGTGCTGGTTGGACGGTTGGAGGAGTCATTTTATTCATGTATGTAAAAGTGTTGACATTTCTGAATAACTCAGTAATGATGACCTGTGTGTCTTGGGTATGAGAATATTGTTCTTCAGACACATCAGTGAGAACACATCGGCTACCTGCACAAGGGCAGTTGAAACAAGTGGCGCCTACTGACAACATCACGAGATGAGTTGAGAAAGTATGAAAGCAAGGCGTTCTTGTGGCATTTTTTTTGGAGATGTTTGGGAGTAGGAGTGTGTTTCCCAATTACGTTTCAACGGTCTTAAATTGTAGACTACGACAGAGAATAGATTTTTTACAGAAAACGAGGTGAGAGAGATACTGACCCAGTTGGGCCACTGACTGATGACCGAGGTAGTGGGAAGAATATGTGAAGATGGGGACCGGTGGTACCGGAACTGTGTTTGTAGGATTATAATGGGATACGGATCAGGAAACTGGTCACGGATCACCTGGCTGTTTACACAGCAGAGCTGATGGATGTACTGTTGGCCTGAAGtgggtggagggaattaaaACAGGACTGAGGGATTGTTTGGGCCGACTCATGTGAGGTGTTAATGAGTCTCCAGTCATTTAGATCTCATCATAAATACATCCTCTATGAGGTGATACAAACACATGACAGAGTGGGACAGACGGGGTTCAGATTAGATTGACTTGGGTACCGGTCCATGGTGGGGTGGAGGGGTTCAGATTAGATTGACTTGGGTACCGGTCCATGTTGGGGTGGAGGAATGAGGCAGCTGATGACATCACTAAACAGACCCTAAGTAGTGAGGAGACCGTTGTTGTGTTCATGGTAAAAACAGGCTAAATGTATAATATGGACCATGATGGTGAAGAGATGACAGGACCAGTGGAGTAGAGACACTCAGGACAGACATCTGATCAGAATACAGGGTCCAgttggagatggaggagggcatCTAGAAGACCAGAGGAGAGAAGCCATGTTTACAGCAGGTTGAACAGATCATTACGTCTGACAGGGAAACATCCAACAGGAAGGTGGGAATATTGACAGAAAATAGAATGAGTGGATCACATGTTGACCCAGTGTGACGTTacgagaaggagagagaggaagaatatGTACGTAGAAGAGGGGATACAGGAGGTTAGTTTAAACAGTGTATTGAGTCGGGCATCTACAGATACAGGATCAAAACACTGTTTCTGTTGCTATGAGAGACAGGGCTGGCAGGTCTGATCCAAATGGTTATATTCTGACAGAATATGAGGTGACAGGCTGTGATGTTAGTATCAAGGCACCAGTTATATGGGGTTTTATCTGGAGTTCCCAGGACAGTGACTGTTGTTGGGAGGTCGATGGATGTAGATTAATTCGTGTAACAGCTGGAAAGAAGGTGAAAGTCTGTCGGTTCTACGTATGTTGGGAGATGATTTACCTCAGCAAGCACGCAAGTTTATTCATATAGCTCAATTCATACAttctttacaatgaaaataaaaataaaacatgcaatagaattaaaacagtcagattgttacaattctctaactcagctgtctccagggggactgcatgaacttcaacaccccagtatctcaatcctcacattccagcactaggatgaacccgtcagtccctttgtgagataatcttGGTATCAATGTGCTACTTggctctctccagggggacatttatgccatgtattttatattcattcTCAATGAATTATagttaccataactgtttactgtaccACCCCAGTACCTCAATCCTCGTGCTCCGGTGCTTGGATAAActtgtgtgatggcaattttatcgatcagaactcttaaatgaggaagtacagagatgaaattctcttggcacaatgtaacagttttattaattatttgcaaatatgagaaacgcgtcaaacgcttacaaacataatcgtccgaggtgTCTCtgacttaatacatgaacagtccgtatttattacagttaaaaggggtgtggtttgATGTTGCCcatatgtcaataaaacacattccctttgttctattactacctagtcttcacacaaggggcaagctatcctccccacatgggtaacctgttgaactctaaagagctcttacagcatctggacagacaatagatgccctgatgagttatacagatgcacagataaagagtaaccatttcatctgctgataccagtcaatgatgcccccttggcaaataccagatccccccacattccttttctaatttgaacaagggtactcagtcctttaatcagtgagaatacattggttagacatatttccacaacactcgtcagtccttttgtgagataataccctacatcgatgtctaaacagcagcacaagaat
Encoded here:
- the LOC105028584 gene encoding major histocompatibility complex class I-related gene protein-like isoform X1; the protein is MDSFDLSLSLYLFLSGVHTFQNMYGCEWDEETGVTEGFYQFGFDGEDFVSFDLKTLTWITPKPQAFITKNTWDSNKAGNEYIKSYFTQECIDWLKKYVEYGKRSLMRTVPPTVSLLQKTPSSPVTCHATGFYPSRVMVTWKKDGQDHHEDVEMGETLQNDDGTFQTSVRLNVKPEERKNNKYQCVVQVAGIDEDFIKDLTEDPTSIGPIIGVVVAGLLAIGAAVIIVVVIWKKKSKKDPPTYLSIGHIIRVVKVRLLAIGAAVIGVVNWKKSKKERTMRCSLP
- the LOC105028584 gene encoding major histocompatibility complex class I-related gene protein-like isoform X2 — encoded protein: MDSFDLSLSLYLFLSGVHTFQNMYGCEWDEETGVTEGFYQFGFDGEDFVSFDLKTLTWITPKPQAFITKNTWDSNKAGNEYIKSYFTQECIDWLKKYVEYGKRSLMRTVPPTVSLLQKTPSSPVTCHATGFYPSRVMVTWKKDGQDHHEDVEMGETLQNDDGTFQTSVRLNVKPEERKNNKYQCVVQVAGIDEDFIKDLTEDTTSIGPIIGVVVAGLLVIAAVIIGVVIWKKKSKRGFAQTNTSDTDFDNSERAGQMI